In one Sphingomonas hankookensis genomic region, the following are encoded:
- a CDS encoding MmcQ/YjbR family DNA-binding protein: MTEMLDRIREAVKVLPEVDERTTHGEPTFFVHDRQFAQFRDDHHGDGRTVLCVRTGSSDEQAMLIEAAPDTYSLPAYLAAKGWVAITLTGDVDWTLVEDRIARSWELAAPRALLEAGGR; encoded by the coding sequence ATGACCGAGATGCTCGACCGTATCCGTGAGGCCGTGAAGGTGTTGCCGGAGGTGGACGAGCGAACCACCCACGGTGAGCCGACCTTCTTCGTCCACGACCGGCAATTCGCGCAGTTTCGCGACGACCATCATGGCGACGGACGCACCGTGTTGTGCGTGCGGACCGGCAGCAGCGACGAACAGGCGATGCTGATCGAGGCGGCACCCGACACCTATTCCCTGCCCGCCTATCTCGCGGCGAAGGGCTGGGTCGCGATAACGCTGACCGGCGATGTCGACTGGACGCTCGTCGAGGATCGCATCGCGCGCAGCTGGGAACTGGCGGCACCACGCGCATTGCTGGAGGCGGGCGGTCGGTGA
- a CDS encoding leucyl aminopeptidase, translating into MSIQFASQRGTATALVLPIAAGGLARVDAAGLEPQVASLVAGAAKAGRFDGEAGSMAEIFVPGEGDSAGRVILLGIGDGEGPALEKAGGALTGRFLLSGLTDLTVDFTGTDVSARAIARFAATAAQRGWRQDGYRTKMPEKSKPTLTGLTIVGAPEGIDDAFVAADAITKGLDLTRTLVTDPPNILYPVSFVEKCRELEALGVELTILDERQMAELGMGALLGVGLGSEKESRLLAMRWTGKAEGDVDLALVGKGVTFDTGGISLKPGPGMEDMKWDMGGAGAVVGAMKALASRKAKANVVGVVGLVENMPDGKAQRPGDVVTSMSGQTIEVLNTDAEGRLVLCDVLTWVQKTHRPKTIVDLATLTGAMIISLGNEHGGLFANDDSLADELLAASRESGDLLWRFPLSPAYDKLLDSPIADMKNIGPRGAGSITAAQFLKRYIEDGVRWAHLDIAGMVWADKPGNHHDKGATGFGVRLLDRFVADNFEQ; encoded by the coding sequence ATTTCGATCCAGTTCGCGTCCCAGCGGGGAACCGCCACCGCCCTCGTCCTGCCCATCGCCGCCGGCGGTCTGGCGCGGGTCGATGCCGCGGGTCTGGAGCCGCAGGTCGCCTCGCTGGTGGCGGGTGCCGCCAAGGCCGGGCGCTTCGACGGCGAAGCCGGGTCGATGGCCGAAATCTTCGTGCCGGGCGAGGGGGATAGCGCCGGTCGCGTCATCCTGCTCGGCATCGGCGACGGCGAAGGGCCGGCGCTCGAAAAGGCCGGCGGTGCGCTGACCGGCCGCTTCCTGCTGTCGGGCCTGACCGACCTGACCGTCGACTTCACCGGCACCGACGTGTCGGCCAGGGCCATCGCCCGCTTCGCGGCAACCGCGGCGCAGCGCGGCTGGCGGCAGGACGGCTATCGCACCAAGATGCCCGAAAAGTCGAAGCCGACGCTGACCGGCCTGACCATCGTCGGCGCGCCCGAGGGCATCGACGATGCCTTCGTCGCCGCCGATGCGATCACCAAGGGGCTGGACCTGACCCGCACCCTCGTCACCGATCCGCCCAACATCCTGTACCCGGTCAGCTTCGTCGAGAAGTGCCGCGAGCTGGAAGCGCTGGGCGTCGAACTGACGATCCTCGACGAACGGCAGATGGCCGAACTCGGCATGGGCGCGCTCTTGGGCGTCGGTCTGGGCTCCGAAAAGGAATCGCGCCTGCTCGCGATGCGCTGGACCGGCAAGGCCGAGGGCGATGTCGACCTCGCGCTGGTCGGCAAGGGCGTGACCTTCGACACCGGCGGTATTTCGCTCAAGCCCGGGCCCGGCATGGAGGACATGAAGTGGGACATGGGCGGCGCGGGCGCCGTCGTCGGCGCGATGAAGGCGCTGGCCAGCCGCAAGGCGAAGGCGAACGTCGTCGGCGTGGTCGGGCTGGTCGAGAACATGCCCGACGGCAAGGCGCAGCGTCCGGGTGACGTGGTGACGTCGATGTCGGGCCAGACCATCGAGGTGCTGAACACCGATGCCGAAGGCCGCCTCGTCCTGTGCGACGTGCTCACCTGGGTCCAGAAGACGCATCGCCCCAAGACCATCGTCGATCTCGCCACCCTGACCGGTGCGATGATCATCAGCCTCGGCAACGAACATGGCGGCCTGTTCGCCAACGACGATTCGCTGGCCGACGAGCTGCTCGCCGCCTCGCGCGAATCGGGCGACCTGTTGTGGCGCTTCCCGCTGTCGCCGGCGTACGACAAGCTGCTCGACAGCCCGATCGCCGACATGAAGAATATCGGCCCGCGCGGCGCCGGGTCGATCACCGCCGCGCAGTTCCTCAAGCGCTATATCGAGGACGGCGTACGCTGGGCGCATCTCGACATCGCCGGCATGGTGTGGGCCGACAAGCCCGGCAACCATCACGACAAGGGCGCGACCGGTTTCGGCGTGCGCCTGCTCGACCGGTTCGTGGCGGATAATTTCGAGCAATGA
- a CDS encoding LPS-assembly protein LptD produces MKRSLGSLALGLTLAIAGPAVAQDLQDRSLPPPPPGSALPTPATSDQIDFSSDLLEYDSNADVVTATGEVRLLREGNRLRADRVTWNRKTGQVVADGNIAVTNPEGDVAYGDRIELTDSLKDGVVDNMLVVLDEGGRIAAKRGTRSENGVVTVESAAYTPCSVTNSAGCPKEPSWKITALKVRYDPTRKRIRYTGAGLTIFGLPTIPLPSFSHTIGDGSDSGLLAPSIRLDRVNGLEVAVPYYFNLAPNRDLTITPHVFTAVLPMLQADYRSLSSKGAYRVQGYATVSRRSDDLVLGASPTGTERSFRGYIDTVGRFQLDPNWSVSGSLRYATDQTFLRRYDISRDDRLRNNVTVERIDRDSMLSISGWAVQTLRVGDDQGMQPIALPEIDYRRRFNGLLGGVAQVQLNTLAISRSEGQDTQRAFVAARWDLTRYTPLGQEVTFTAYGRADAYNARDTIDTAVLSYRGDEGFTPRGIAALAVDVRWPFVGAIGRGTQRISPRVQLVASPRISNLAVPNEDARAVDLEDSNLFALNRFAGYDRFEDSSRVTYGLDYALDLPGVAVAATVGQSYRTSQRASILPSGTGLDDRFSDIVGRTDMRFRELVTFTHRYRLDKDGLKIRRNEVDATVGSRRTYVQVGYLRLNRDIDELEDLQDREEIRVGARAAFGPFWSAFASATVDLTDKSEDSLSLSDGYDPIRHRLGVQYEDDCLRLGLTWKRDYQRIGDARSGSSYLVTLALKNLGR; encoded by the coding sequence GTGAAGCGTTCGTTGGGGTCGCTTGCCCTTGGCCTGACGCTGGCGATCGCCGGCCCTGCGGTCGCACAGGACCTGCAGGATCGCAGCCTTCCGCCTCCGCCACCGGGAAGCGCGCTGCCGACGCCCGCGACCAGCGACCAGATCGATTTTTCGTCAGACCTGCTGGAATATGACAGCAACGCCGATGTCGTGACCGCGACCGGCGAGGTGCGGCTGCTGCGCGAGGGCAACCGGTTGCGTGCCGACCGGGTGACGTGGAACCGCAAGACCGGACAGGTCGTGGCCGACGGCAATATTGCGGTCACCAACCCGGAAGGTGACGTCGCCTATGGCGACCGGATCGAGCTGACCGACAGCCTGAAGGACGGCGTGGTCGACAACATGCTGGTCGTGCTGGACGAAGGCGGCCGGATCGCGGCGAAGCGCGGCACCAGGTCGGAAAACGGCGTGGTGACGGTCGAAAGTGCCGCCTATACACCCTGTTCGGTCACGAACTCCGCCGGCTGTCCCAAGGAGCCGTCGTGGAAGATCACCGCGCTGAAGGTCCGGTACGACCCGACGCGCAAGCGCATTCGCTATACCGGCGCGGGGCTGACTATCTTCGGCCTGCCGACCATCCCGCTGCCGTCCTTCTCGCACACGATCGGCGATGGCAGCGATTCGGGGCTGCTGGCGCCGTCGATCCGGCTCGACCGGGTCAACGGGCTGGAAGTCGCGGTCCCCTATTATTTCAACCTCGCGCCCAATCGCGACCTGACAATCACCCCACATGTCTTCACCGCCGTCCTGCCGATGCTGCAGGCCGATTACCGGTCGCTGTCGAGCAAGGGCGCGTACCGGGTGCAGGGCTATGCAACGGTCAGCCGGCGCAGCGACGACCTGGTGCTCGGCGCGTCGCCGACCGGGACCGAGCGGTCGTTCCGCGGCTATATCGATACGGTCGGCCGATTCCAGCTCGACCCGAACTGGAGCGTGTCGGGGTCGCTGCGCTATGCCACCGACCAGACGTTCCTGCGCCGCTACGACATTTCGCGTGACGACCGGCTGCGCAACAATGTGACGGTCGAGCGGATCGACCGCGATTCGATGCTGTCGATCAGCGGCTGGGCGGTGCAGACGCTGCGCGTCGGCGACGATCAGGGGATGCAGCCGATCGCGCTGCCCGAGATCGACTATCGCCGCCGCTTCAACGGATTGCTGGGCGGCGTCGCGCAGGTGCAGCTGAACACGCTGGCGATCAGCCGCAGCGAGGGACAGGATACGCAGCGCGCCTTCGTCGCCGCGCGCTGGGACCTGACCCGCTATACCCCGCTGGGGCAGGAGGTGACGTTCACCGCCTATGGCCGTGCCGATGCGTACAACGCGCGCGACACGATCGATACGGCGGTGCTCAGCTATCGCGGCGACGAAGGGTTCACCCCGCGCGGGATCGCCGCGCTGGCGGTCGATGTCCGCTGGCCGTTCGTCGGCGCGATCGGGCGCGGCACGCAGCGTATTTCCCCGCGGGTGCAGTTGGTCGCATCGCCGAGGATCTCCAATCTCGCCGTGCCGAACGAGGATGCGCGCGCGGTCGATCTGGAGGATTCGAACCTCTTCGCGCTCAATCGCTTCGCCGGATATGACCGGTTCGAGGATTCGTCGCGCGTCACCTATGGCCTCGACTATGCGCTCGACCTGCCGGGCGTGGCGGTGGCGGCGACGGTCGGGCAAAGCTATCGCACCAGCCAGCGGGCGAGCATCCTGCCCAGCGGCACCGGGCTGGACGACCGCTTTTCCGATATCGTCGGTCGCACCGACATGCGGTTCCGCGAACTGGTGACCTTCACCCACCGCTACCGGCTGGACAAGGACGGGTTGAAGATCCGCCGCAACGAAGTGGACGCGACGGTCGGCAGCCGGCGGACCTATGTCCAGGTCGGCTATCTGCGGCTCAACCGCGACATCGACGAGCTGGAAGATTTGCAGGATCGCGAGGAAATCCGCGTCGGCGCGCGGGCGGCGTTCGGGCCGTTCTGGTCGGCCTTCGCCTCCGCCACCGTCGACCTGACCGACAAGTCGGAGGATTCGCTGTCGCTGTCGGACGGCTATGACCCGATCCGCCACCGGCTGGGCGTGCAGTATGAGGACGACTGCCTGCGGCTGGGCCTCACCTGGAAGCGCGATTACCAGCGGATCGGCGACGCGCGCAGCGGCAGCAGCTATCTGGTAACGCTGGCATTGAAGAACCTGGGACGATAA
- a CDS encoding peptidylprolyl isomerase, which yields MTKNIVNAGRIGRSIAGFVAIAAAATLAAQTVSDGQDVPGANLNLPGNPTIFGKLDPNIRKPTAIVNDTVLTGTDVDQRMALIVALNDYKLTAEDREVLRAQVVRQLIDETLQIQQAKAKDITVTPAELEQSFNRLAKQRFNQTPEQLRAYLRTAGSSERSLRRQIEGELAWSRLLRRQVEPFVNVGEEEVAAVIKRMEESKGTEEYSLREIYMAATPDRAPEVQGAMQKMIEQIRQGAPFEYFARNFSEASTRAVGGDLGFVRLNMLPDALQRAATQMQVGQIAGPIEVPGGYSILYLADKRQVLMADPRDAKLALRQLFLPFAPGTTEAQASAKVAAFTEATQAIRGCGDATKIAQAQKAEVVDNDSVVLRSLPPALQDIILKLNVGQATPPFGSPKDGVRVLILCGREDPRTAGIPSAAQIQQGLEQERVNLRAQRMMRDLRRDAVIEYR from the coding sequence GTGACCAAGAACATCGTGAATGCCGGCCGTATCGGCCGTTCGATCGCCGGTTTCGTCGCGATCGCCGCCGCCGCAACGCTGGCCGCGCAGACGGTTAGCGACGGGCAGGACGTGCCCGGCGCGAACCTGAACCTGCCGGGCAACCCGACGATCTTCGGCAAGCTGGACCCCAATATCCGCAAGCCGACCGCGATCGTGAACGACACGGTGCTGACCGGCACCGATGTCGACCAGCGCATGGCGTTGATCGTCGCGCTGAACGATTACAAGCTGACCGCCGAGGATCGCGAAGTGCTGCGCGCGCAGGTCGTGCGTCAGCTGATCGACGAGACGCTGCAGATCCAGCAGGCGAAGGCAAAGGACATCACCGTCACGCCTGCCGAGTTGGAGCAGAGCTTCAACCGGCTGGCCAAGCAGCGTTTCAACCAGACGCCGGAACAGCTGCGTGCCTATCTGCGCACCGCCGGCTCGTCGGAGCGGTCGCTGCGCCGCCAGATCGAGGGCGAACTGGCGTGGAGCCGGCTGCTGCGGCGGCAGGTCGAACCGTTCGTGAACGTGGGCGAGGAAGAAGTCGCCGCGGTCATCAAGCGGATGGAGGAATCGAAAGGCACCGAAGAATATAGCCTTCGCGAAATCTACATGGCGGCAACGCCCGACCGCGCGCCCGAGGTGCAGGGCGCGATGCAGAAGATGATCGAACAGATCCGCCAGGGCGCTCCGTTCGAATATTTCGCGCGCAACTTCTCCGAAGCATCGACCCGCGCGGTCGGTGGCGACCTGGGCTTCGTCCGGCTCAATATGTTGCCCGACGCGTTGCAGCGCGCCGCCACCCAGATGCAGGTCGGCCAGATCGCCGGCCCGATCGAGGTGCCGGGCGGCTATTCGATCCTGTACCTGGCCGACAAGCGGCAGGTGCTGATGGCCGATCCGCGCGACGCCAAGCTGGCGCTGCGCCAGCTGTTCCTGCCGTTCGCCCCCGGCACGACCGAGGCGCAGGCGAGCGCGAAGGTCGCCGCCTTTACCGAGGCAACGCAGGCGATCCGCGGTTGCGGCGATGCGACCAAGATCGCGCAGGCGCAGAAGGCCGAAGTCGTCGACAACGACTCGGTGGTGCTGCGCAGCCTGCCGCCGGCACTGCAGGACATCATCCTGAAGCTGAACGTCGGACAGGCGACGCCGCCGTTCGGTTCCCCCAAGGACGGCGTCCGCGTGCTGATCCTGTGCGGTCGCGAAGACCCGCGCACCGCCGGCATCCCGAGCGCGGCGCAGATCCAGCAGGGCTTGGAACAGGAGCGCGTGAACCTGCGTGCCCAGCGGATGATGCGCGACCTGCGGCGCGATGCGGTGATCGAGTATCGTTGA
- the pdxA gene encoding 4-hydroxythreonine-4-phosphate dehydrogenase PdxA, producing the protein MPVVAPLAISMGDPAGIGPEVIAKAWARRETEALPCFFAVGDVRAVSQVWTGPVERIDDPRDAAKVFNRALPVVSVVDGDAIVPGRPDIGGARCALQSLELAAGLARSDAASGLVTAPISKAELYRIGFTYPGQTEFVAERCGVARENAVMMLAGPTLRVVPITIHEPLADVPSTLTVELIVARARTTARGLTRDFGIAAPRLALAGLNPHAGESGAIGREEIEVMQPAVAQLRAEGIDIVGPLAADTMFHPRARAKYDAALCAYHDQALIPIKTLHFDDGVNITLGLPIVRTSPDHGTAFDIAGEDVAEPGAMIAAIRMAGEAAARRAAVA; encoded by the coding sequence ATGCCGGTTGTCGCTCCGCTCGCCATATCGATGGGCGATCCGGCGGGTATCGGCCCGGAGGTGATCGCAAAGGCATGGGCGCGCCGGGAGACGGAGGCGCTGCCCTGCTTCTTCGCGGTCGGCGACGTCCGGGCGGTATCGCAGGTCTGGACCGGGCCGGTAGAGCGGATCGACGATCCGCGCGACGCGGCGAAGGTGTTCAACCGTGCGCTGCCCGTCGTGTCGGTGGTCGATGGCGATGCGATCGTGCCGGGGCGGCCGGATATCGGCGGGGCACGCTGCGCGCTGCAGTCGCTCGAGCTGGCGGCGGGACTGGCGCGGTCGGATGCCGCGTCGGGGCTGGTCACCGCGCCGATCTCCAAGGCGGAGCTGTATCGCATCGGCTTCACCTATCCGGGGCAGACCGAATTCGTCGCGGAGCGGTGCGGCGTGGCGCGTGAGAATGCGGTGATGATGCTGGCGGGACCGACGCTGCGCGTGGTGCCGATCACGATCCACGAGCCGTTGGCCGACGTGCCGTCGACGCTGACCGTCGAACTGATCGTCGCGCGAGCGCGAACGACGGCGCGGGGGCTGACTCGCGACTTCGGGATCGCTGCGCCCCGGCTGGCGCTGGCGGGGCTGAACCCGCATGCCGGCGAGAGCGGCGCGATCGGCCGCGAGGAGATCGAGGTGATGCAACCGGCGGTCGCGCAGTTGCGGGCCGAGGGAATCGACATCGTCGGACCGCTGGCGGCGGACACGATGTTCCATCCGCGCGCGCGGGCGAAATATGATGCGGCGCTTTGCGCCTATCACGACCAGGCGCTGATCCCGATCAAGACGCTGCATTTCGACGATGGGGTCAACATCACGCTGGGCCTGCCGATCGTGCGGACGTCGCCCGATCACGGCACCGCGTTCGATATCGCCGGGGAAGACGTGGCCGAGCCGGGCGCGATGATCGCGGCGATCCGCATGGCGGGCGAGGCGGCCGCGCGCCGGGCCGCCGTCGCATGA
- the ndk gene encoding nucleoside-diphosphate kinase yields MAATRTFSIIKPDATRRNLTGAVTKMLEEAGLRVVASKRIQMTREQAEGFYGVHRERPFFNDLVSFMISGPVVVQVLEGENAVQKNRDVMGATNPANAEPGTIRKELAESIEANSVHGSDSEENAKIEIDFFFKPEEIVG; encoded by the coding sequence ATGGCCGCTACCCGTACCTTTTCGATCATCAAGCCCGACGCGACCCGCCGCAACCTGACCGGCGCCGTCACCAAGATGCTGGAGGAAGCCGGCCTGCGCGTCGTCGCCTCGAAGCGCATCCAGATGACCCGCGAACAGGCCGAAGGCTTCTACGGCGTGCACCGCGAGCGTCCGTTCTTCAACGACCTGGTGTCGTTCATGATCTCCGGCCCGGTCGTCGTGCAGGTACTGGAAGGCGAGAACGCCGTGCAGAAGAACCGCGACGTCATGGGCGCGACCAATCCGGCGAACGCCGAGCCGGGCACGATCCGCAAGGAACTGGCCGAATCGATCGAAGCCAACTCGGTCCATGGTTCGGATTCGGAAGAGAATGCGAAGATCGAGATCGACTTCTTCTTCAAGCCGGAAGAGATCGTCGGCTGA
- the purN gene encoding phosphoribosylglycinamide formyltransferase — MAALVAAAKAADCPYEVVLVASDKPDAAGLTHAAEQGIATFSLSPKGMAKAEYEAAIDGALREAGVETIALAGYMRLLSGDFVAKWRDRIVNIHPSLLPAYKGLDTHARAIAAGDREAGCSVHVVTEELDAGSVLAQARVPILPDDTPDSLAARVLVEEHRLYPQTLAEYVTR; from the coding sequence ATGGCGGCGTTGGTCGCGGCGGCGAAGGCGGCGGACTGTCCCTATGAGGTCGTGCTGGTGGCGTCGGACAAGCCCGATGCCGCCGGCCTGACCCATGCCGCCGAACAGGGCATCGCGACCTTTTCCCTTTCGCCCAAGGGCATGGCGAAGGCGGAGTATGAGGCGGCGATCGACGGCGCGCTGCGCGAGGCGGGCGTCGAAACGATCGCGCTGGCGGGCTATATGCGGCTGTTGTCGGGTGACTTCGTGGCGAAGTGGCGCGACCGGATCGTCAATATCCACCCTTCGCTGCTGCCCGCCTACAAGGGCCTCGACACCCATGCGCGCGCCATTGCGGCGGGTGACCGGGAAGCCGGCTGTTCGGTGCATGTCGTCACCGAAGAGTTGGATGCCGGGAGCGTATTGGCCCAGGCGCGCGTTCCGATCCTGCCCGACGATACGCCGGACAGTCTGGCGGCACGGGTGCTGGTGGAGGAACATCGCCTCTACCCGCAAACGCTGGCGGAGTATGTGACGCGATGA
- a CDS encoding DNA polymerase III subunit chi produces MKVDFYHLTRSPLDRVLPRIAQRLHDDGERLLLLSDDADQRRHLDMLLWTYAPDSFLPHAEAGSGDDACQAVLIAPEPTDANAARNVAIVDGRWRDEALTFDRAFHFFGEDHIAAARTAWKGLADREDVERRYWRQGDGGWEQAA; encoded by the coding sequence ATGAAAGTCGACTTCTACCACCTGACCCGCAGCCCGCTCGACCGGGTGCTGCCGCGCATCGCCCAGCGTCTCCACGACGATGGCGAGCGCCTGCTGCTGCTGTCGGACGACGCCGACCAGCGCCGTCACCTCGACATGCTGCTGTGGACCTATGCCCCCGACAGCTTCCTGCCGCATGCCGAGGCCGGCTCAGGCGACGACGCTTGCCAAGCCGTGCTGATCGCCCCCGAACCGACCGACGCCAACGCCGCACGCAACGTCGCGATCGTCGACGGTCGCTGGCGCGACGAAGCGCTCACCTTCGACCGCGCGTTCCACTTCTTCGGCGAGGATCACATCGCCGCCGCCCGCACCGCATGGAAGGGGCTGGCCGACCGCGAGGACGTCGAGCGCCGCTACTGGCGGCAGGGTGACGGCGGCTGGGAGCAGGCGGCGTAA